A window of Peromyscus eremicus chromosome 23, PerEre_H2_v1, whole genome shotgun sequence genomic DNA:
ACCTCTACAGCTTCTAGTCAACGTCGGATCCATCCATTCTTCCATAGTCTCACCTTAGCCCTTGTTAGCTCATTCCAGGACTTTGGTACCAGCCTcacagtgggtctctgcattctTTCTCCTACACTCTTTTTCTTCCTACCCACATATGTTAGTTACTGTACTGTTGCTCTGGCCAAATAATTGACATAGGTAAAAACAGAGAAAACGTTAATCTTGGCTCACACAAATTCTGGGGCCTTTTTCCCCTCTTCCAGGTTATTCATTTATTGTATAAATTGAGTATTATATGATAAACTGACATTTACCTCTCCAGCTATGGTAACTTAACAGATGAGGTCAGACATTTTAGAATCTGTTTGTGTTGCTTTCACAGCTATGGATTTTTAGATTTAAACTTGAAGTATAAGACTATCATAGCTATTCCTGTCTGTGGCCAGTACACAGTTCATTCTACCCGTGACACTCTTAAGAATTGAATATgggtttgagagatggctcagtgatgaagagcacttgcttccacaggacttgagtttggttcccagcactcacgtttcacttgtaactctagttctaggggatgccctcttctggcctctgctggtacctgtacacacatggtgtacacatACActaataaatttttgtttttttttttggtttttcgagacagggtttcactgtgtagctttgcgcctctcctggaactcacttggtagcccaggctggcctcgaactcacagagatccgcctggctctgcctcccgagtgctgggattaaaggcgtgcgccaccaccgcccggcttatttatcAATTTCTTATGTGTGTGTCATGAGAGGTCacctgtagagaccagaggacaactttcagaagttgatTCTCGCCTTCCACTCCCTGGGTCCAAGGAACCAAACTGAGGTTGCTGTTTTaaggcaagtgcctttccctgctgagccatctcactgcccaGAAATCTCAATTCTTTATCATGCCAcagggttggttggttggttttcttcttcacttctcagccctgcctccttccctgctCTTGCCTCTTGGCCCTCTTTTCACTTGCTCGcagccttcctcccctcccacagACCTTGCCTTGACGACACAAAAGCACCATAGTTACAAGAACACCATGTAACACCTCGTGGCCACCTGCTCTTCCTGAGTGTTCTCCCATTCTCCCTACTGAAGGAATTCCTGGGAGAACCTTACTGTATGTCTCATTATTTTGTCGATGAGGATTGAGCccagcctcatgcatgctaggcaaggaggCTACCACCAAGTTGTATCTCCAGTCCCTTATTactattgaggcagggtctttgcCACAGATGGAGGATGTGCCTTTGAAAtgatccctcctgcctctgcctgggcaaGCATCACTAGGCCCTGTGattgttaggcaagcattcttaACACCTTGCTGAAGAACCAGCTCCAGCAGATCAGAGAAACTGGAGAGGAGACGTGGAGTCAGCAAATGCTAAACACACACACTGGAGGCTTATCTGAGGGGCAAGActtcattcttcattttatttctctctgtttcttctgcTCTTTTTCTCTTATCCCTTTTATACCACCTAAGGCAAAAATTTCTATGCAAGAAAAGATTACCTCACAACCACAACTTACATAATTTCCAGAAAGTAAAATCTTTACACAAGAAATCATCACATGATCacaaatttcatgttttttttagaaaaccacaagtagttaaacatttttctttgtattaattttcccacCATAACATCTTCACCCCAAAGCAATGATTCTTTTATAACTGATTAAGAAAGTTTTAAGCAAGCCAAGTATATTCCAGCCAGTTCCTTTTGTACTGGCAGGTAGGTGTTTGTGGTTTCAGTGTGGGAGATTTCTATCCTATTTTACTCTACAAAACTTGACTCAAGTGGTCTAGCAAACCATCTATTTTTCTTCATTACCTACAATAgggtcatttaatttcctttcacaacttttgttttttcaaggtttCTACTGGACCCTGTGATTAATTCTATAAGCtatatgaccaaggaactcagGCCTAACCTTGGGTGTGGGGACATGATTGTTTTCTTTGATCATCAGCCTGTTTTCCACAGGTAGAATTCATGGGTCTATAATGCATAaaacttccttgttcttatttttaatccTCTGCAAATCTCACATCTAACAAAGGGGAAGGTAACTTCTAGCCTAGTTTTGCCTTTTCTTAATTGGTATCTCTTAATTGGAGCAATTGGCAGAATAACCTAAACCATTTCCCTAATCATCTTTACTGTCTTAACCACCTGTATCTTTTAGGCTGACTCAGAAAGTCCAATTAAATCATTGATCCAACTAAGCATCATTGCTCTTATAAGAATCatcttcgccgggcggtggtggcgcacgcctttaatcccagcactcgggaggcagagccaggcggatctctgtgagttcaaggccagcctgggctaccaagtgagttccaggagaggaacaaagctacacagagaaaccctgtctcgaaaaaccaaaaaaaaaaaaaaaaaaagaatcatcttCATTATGATCTGCAAGTAAATTACCCAGTAAGGAGTGGGATTTTCCCATGAAGCAATCACACTATACTAGATGCAGTGGGATCATTTCACATAATAATCATACCATGCCGAATACAGCAGGAACATGACAGCAAGTAGGAGaaagcacagcagaagcaagaggCATTCTGGAAACAACCCCCCTGCCCCCGGGGCTTTGCCTTTCGAGGGAGGGTGCGCCCATCATACCTTTGCTATCTGGTGGGTTGTATTCCATAAACTCCATTGCTGACTGTGGGTCCTCCAACACGGCCACTGACTCCACTTGAGCCCCACCATCCCTACTTGACATTTTCAGTGGAACCTTTTCTAGTTCACTGCTTCCATCCCTACAAAGTTAATAATTTCCCTCAAAGTGCCTCTGTAGTTACTGCAAGCATTCATCATGGTGCATGTCCTCCAtccattggttttgtttgtttttgtttttcaagacagggtttctttgtgtagtcctggctgtcctagaactagctctgtagaccactggctggctttgaactcacagagatccatctgcctctgtctcttgagtgctggaattaaaggtgtccaccaccactgcccagcccatccATTGGTCTTTATACATCTGATTCCCTCATTGTGGTGGGGTAATTTCCCCCTATAACTTCATACTATCCTACCATAACTATTACTTTCATAGTTGGAAAGGATGATAGAGTGTGTGTGCCTGgaaaatgacaatttttttttctttttctttctaagaaaaagaagtttattttgctCACAGCTTTAGAGGCTAAGAGCCCCACATTGGGAAGCCTCACTGACCTGACATCTGGTGAAGATCCAATAGCAGTGGTCGAAGCATGTGCGCAAGTGAGAGAAAGCCAGAGTGTGATTCAGGAGTCAAGCTTTCTATTTTAACCACTTCCCCTGGAAATTGCTCAGGAGTCCCATCAAAGTCATTTCAATCCTTTCTTATGGCAGCTTCTAATGTGACTTAGGGACACTCCATTAAATCCCAGCTCTTAAACTGCCTAACATCTTCCCTACCCCTCATCACTGCAGGGATGGAGGACCCCTTAGAGTACACACTCAAACACAGCCGTTATCAGTGGGTTGGAGAAAGATGCTTGTTAGCCGGGTATCCAATATAGGGCTAACAAGCTCCTGTAAATCAGGAGACGGAGACAAACACCACTGGGCTGCCTAACCTGGGGATGCAGACTTGCCATCCCAACTTCTTAGGAGGTTaggaaaggcaggaggatccatgTTCAGTGTCAACCCGAGCAACTTAAAAAGGGCTACATACTTGAGTAGACATTTCTCCAAAAATGCCCCATACATACAtgagaaatattttgtttttgacacagggtctccagTAGTGCAGACCGGACTTCAATGGGGTGGGGATGTGCAGGTggggctggttttgaactcttgatcctcctgcctccacatccaaagtgctgagattacaggagtgtgtcaccacactggcttgagaaaaaaaaaaaaaaaaaagtagttccaGATCATTAATCTTGAGGGAAATGTAAATCtaaaccatcttgaaaaacaaaaacaaaccaatggATGGAAGACATGCACTATCATGAATGCTTGGCTATTGTCACAAAAAGATGGCAACAACTATCAGGAGAATTTGGAGAACTTGAGACCTTTGAACATTGGTAATGGGAATTTAACATGGTAAAACTGTATTTTTCAAAAACTTAGAATTAGCATATTTTGCAGAAATCCCTTTTCTGGGACTGAGGAGAGATAATTCTGCGAGGACACCCAAATACATCTTTCCTAAGCTACTGTGAACAGCAAGAAAAAGTCAGTTTTCATTTTCAGTGCTCCACCCCTCCTATTGGCTGGTACATGAAGACTTAGTGTGTGTGgccaatcagaaagaaaaaatgccAAGTTCAGAGAGTGGAAGCTGGGAGCTCTCAGGAAGAAGGGTGGTCACggcacaggggtgggggtggggcgggactGAATGGAGAGCATTCAGTTCCCCAGGACGTAGAGAATATCAGGACATAGAGGATATTCCTTCTTTTTACAGACTTCTGGGGGAAAGGGGGGTTAAGTTCCACAGCCTAGTGGCATGACCTCGCTTACATACCAGGAGCCACAAGGTAAGAGGGCATCAGGGAAAAgggtgggctgaggagatggcttggtggtcaagagcatgtgctgctcctggcagaggacccaacttaggttcccagtatccacatcagGCAATTCACAACagcctgttaactccagctccaggggatcccacacctctggcttctacagggaTCTGCTctcatgtgcacacccacagagatacacacacatacacataaatacaatatTCAGAACAGAGTAAAGTTGGGCAGGTCATGTTGATatatacctttaatgccagaactTAAGaaacagatctttgtgagttcgaaactagcctggtctacacagcataGCAGCCAgggttgcatagtgagaccctgtctcaaacaacaaaatcaacaacaGAGTAAAGTTAAAATTCAATGTTGTCAGGGTTGGAGGgagggcttagtggttaagagcacatactgttcttacagaggatctaagtttggtttccagcacccatgttgcaGGGCTCACAGGCATCTTCCCACACCTCTAGCCTgcataggcacctgcacacatgtatacatacccaTGAATGGGCATTAGGGCCTGGGAATatgggtgtggggagggaggtTGCAGCTGCAAGGGAGAGGACTATTGCCAAGGTCACTGCAAGCTTATTGACTCTCCTGTCCATGGAAAGCTGAAGGGAGGTGTAGCCTGACTGCTGTGGTATAGGTAGAGGGTCTGGAACAATCCTTAGGTCTGGCACTCAACGGGAAACTTTCTTGCTCCCCAGTTCTTAGCATATCAAGATGCTTGGTATAATACTTCAGTGATTCCTTTTCAGGAGGTAAAGAACTGTCATAATATGCAGAGAAGCAAGTGGCGAAGGAAGGGGAGTAGCTGGGTTTCTGGACAGCATCGGACAGAAGGAACGGAGATGTTTCACCAGTGCAGAGACTGCATTCGGATTTTGCCAGGGAGGATTTAAGGTAATCCTGTTGGGTTTTGACTTCTGGAGTCTTCAGAAGGAAGCTGCTTATGGAGAGCTGATTTTCATAGACATGAGTATAGACAGGGTTGATATAAAGCTCACAGGCTGACAAAACAATCCCACTAATGAAAATATGTGTtcacaccaggtggtggtggtggcgcatacctttaatcccagcacttgagaggcagaggcaggtggatctctgtgagtctgaggccagcttggtctacagagtgagttccaggacagccagggttagatagagaaattctgtctcaaaaaaccctgGCCACACATAGAAAGCTTATGTCAAAAAGAGTGTGTGCTCACTGTCAGGACAGCACAATATAACAGTGCAGACCATTAGGTGGCTACACCCATACTCGCCCATGATTTCATCACACCCATTCACAAGCTCCAGACTGGAGGCGGTCGctctttccttcctctatcctcctctcctttctttgacATGGTCTAGCCagtctggaactcatgatcctctctTTATGAGAGTATACCCCCATGCCTGGCCAATATTTTACCTAAGAGTGTTCAATAACATGGATACTGATAGGTTCAGTGGGTGAGGAGCTTGCCACCaggtctgacaacctgagtttgattcctgggacccatatgCTGGATGAAATAATTcattcaagttgtcctctggcctccacatatgtgctagggcatacacacactcacatacccatccacccacctacccacccacccacccacccaaaaactgtaaaaaaaaaaaaaaaaaaaaaaaaagtgttatataACAACATCATTTATCACAATAATAGTCCTGAGACATTACATGATGCTATACGTTTATTCTGAAATAGACTGTTCAAGGTGGCTCAGTTCTTTACAAACTACAACTGTGGAATATATGTTAAAACAGttaaacatattttaatgtttcttcCTTAACTACACTGGACACACATCAGTTTAACTATGCGGAAGGCAATGTCAGCATAGTTCACTAGGGCCTGGAGTGTGAAGAGGGACCCTGCTGGCCGAGGTGACCACTGTGGAGCTCACTGCTGCTCTGCAGACCTCCGCCTGCCCTGTCACTGTGGAGTCCTCCCTCCATGGCATCCTTTGATGACTAGAGCAAAATCTACCACCAAACATCATTGTATTACAGAGCTGCTCTCTAGCATTCACATTCTAATGTTTATAACAACAAGAACAACGACAGAGGAGGATGGACAGTTACAGTACTTCTCCCTCTCCAGTGTGGACTCTCTGATGTTTGGAAAGGTTGGACTTGCTACAGAAGGTTTTCCCACAGTGGTTACACCAATAGGGCTTTTCGCCAGTATGGATTCTGTGATGCTTATTAAAATTTGAACTATGGTTGAAGGCCTTGCCACACTCCTTACACTTATAGGGCTTCTCCCCTGTATGCAGGCGTTGATGGGAACTGAGACCTGCATGCTGACTAAAACTCTTTCCACACTCGTTACACTGATAGGGCTTCTCCCCTGTGTGGATGCGATAGTGTCGAATGAGGCTGCCCTTCCcactgaaggctttcccacagtctttacacTGATAGGGCGCCTCTTCTGTGTGCATCCTTTGATGTTTAAGGAGTTCTGCGCTCTGcccaaaggctttcccacacttaCAGTCATAGGGCCGGTCCACCAAGTGTGTTCTGTAATGAAGGGTAAGGTTGGAGCTGTGGCTAAAAGCCTTCCCACACTTTGTGCACACATAAGGCTTCTCCCCAGTGTGTGTTCTCCGGTGTTTAGTGAGGTTTGAGCTATTGCTAAAGGCCTTCCCACACTCTGCACATATGTAACGTTTCTCTCCCGGGGCAGGCTTAGCAGACATGGATTCTGCCCCTCTCCTGGAACCTGCATCCTGCAGAGAAGCTCttgctcccctctcccttcccagacTATTGGCCCACTGCCTTTCTGACCTTGACCTGTACTTATTGGCAGCAATCATTGGGATGATGTCCCTTTTGAGTCCGTCTGCATGAGACTCCTCTTCAGAACTTCTCTGTTCATCTGCTGAGTCCTCCTTCTGAGGATTCGATTTCAAACCTGAAAGCAGGTGGGTTAAGGATGCATCAGTTGTTCCTGTTCTGAGGATGCAGCTGGTACAGGGGAAGCAGGATCACCAAGGGAGGTAGACAGATTCGaaaggatgatgatgatgtgtgaaACAGCTCTAACAGCAATACAAATGAAGTTACTGTCACATCTAGTTTATGGTACTGTGCGTTCAGAGGGCCCCTGCCCCTAATACCTATTATATGATTATTTGACAGTTCTTACTATCTAGAAAGACTGTgctccctccccactcccacccccatatGCTCTGAAGCAGTCTAGAATACACTGGAATATTCTGTCTGTGACTTCACATTTGCTTCTACAAGACACTCAGAGCCAATGTTTGTGAAGGATTTCTGCCTTGGAAGGTTTCTGGGCCATGCAGGTAAAAGAAAGGAGCTCAAGTTTCTACCAGGGTAAACCTCAGGTTTCAGTGCTGTGGGTGAGGTTGAGTTCCACTCACGCTCAGACAAACTGGTCAACTCCCCCTTGTCCTGTGCTACTGGCTCAGTCTTCCAGTACAGCACACCTTCTCAGGGGTACATAAGCTTCTTTGAGAACAGTGCCAACTCCTCTCCCTTAAGAGCACTTAAAAGCCCTTTCCCCAAATGGGCATTAAAACCTGAGCCTGGGCCAGGTatagtggcgcacatctttaatcctagcacttgggagcaagaggcaggtggatctctgtcttttgaggcagcctagtctacatggtgagttctgggccagctaaGGTTACATAgaccaaaacaaaagacaaaagcaaataaacaaaattacaaTCAAGTCAGAACCAACCAATCAGTCCaccaaccaaacagaaaaaaaaatccacaaacacaaacaaaaaacccagctcatTTCCAGCTCTGGTAACACTTCCTCCTGGTCTTCCACTCTGTGTAGAAATGACATGTGAATATGCAAAGGGAAGTGTATACAACAGGATTCAATCTATCCTATTGTAATTTTTCCTCCAACTGTCATAATTTTTCTCTTAAGTTTTTACAGTTGACTGTAATTCCATTGTGTattatgtacattttctttatccactgatACCCAGGCTGGTTCCACATTTTGGGTATTATGAACAAAGCTACAGTAAAATTAGCCCAGTATCTGTGATATGCTGACTTAGAACCCTCTAGATatgaagctgggtatggtggtacacatctcaaatcccagcaccagaaggaagtagaagcaggaccaggagttcaaggtcaccctccttTACATAACACTTTTGAAGCCAGTATCCCCCGCATCCCCactcccccagacagggtttctttgtgtggccttgggtgtcctagaactcactctgcagaccaggctggcttcgaactcagagatcctcttgcctctgcctcctgagtgctggtatcaaaggtgtgaggatcaaaggcgtgagctaccaccACCGGCCAGTGTCCTTTtttaaccataaataaataaaacaaacaaataaataaatagtgttcGTATGGGTATTTTCCTTGCACATATGAAagtgtactgtgtgcatgcctggttctcatggagtccagaaaagggtgccagatccccagaactgcaGTTCTGGATTGTTttaagctgccacgtgggtgctgggaactgaatatgggtcctctgcaaaagcaccaAGTGTTCTTACCtgtctagccatctctccagtcccaattatcccagatttatttttatatttaagatttttaagatttatttttattcatgtgtgtaactgtgtgtctGCTACATGTATacaggtgcccatagaggccagaagaggccattaggTCTCTTGAAGTGGGAGTTAAcacacaggcagttgtgagcagcctccTGTGGGTGCCGGACTCAAGCCTctgtcctctgcaacagcagaaagtgctcttgtctactgagccatctctccagcccctaatttctATTTACAACTGAAAAGGTACACTGGGTACAGTCTACTGACAATGGTGCCAGGGCAGTCAGTCAGGAGCACATGCCTATCAACTGTCTGTGTTCTGCACTCATTTGTGTGGTGCCCTCAAGAGCAGGAGTTTGGGTTAGGAGGTTGGCTATCCCAGGCTGAATCAAGTTTCAAAGGGTCAGAGTCTCAGAATCCAAAgcaagggggagggggcagaaggaGTGCGTGGcacagaacagaaagagaaggaagagagcagaCTAGGGTAGGATGGTATTCTAAAAGTGGGGATTGTGGGGAAACACTTTAATCTGCAAGAGGGAGGGTCTTCCttcttttggggacagggtctcattctgcaaACTCCTGTACCACACTAGGTTTGCAACAGGCCCCCAGGTCCTAGCACAACCGACACCAtaatggaagtgccattcaggccttggaacccagtacacagcaccaccacctgctgaaacaagaacaaagacccagcccatcaaagtccacagttctgaGGAAGttcctaaatgtactaaccttgcttttcgGCTTCTGGCTAACAttcttgctaactgaagtgtgtcaacccaggatgtggtttttATGCTTAAAAGCACATCCAGAGAAAGGCTAGGGACTGCCACTCTGGTCCTGAATACCCAGTTGTTGTGGAggatttgtttaactatgcaacgATGTGtcgctgttttaccttgcctgcccctgactggtataataaaaagctgaacaaggtataggtgggacttctgggcagggagaacaaacaggaggaggaatttagagtcaaaggaagaaagaaaagagacaccagggagacaccaggggccagccagcaagacacggaggaagcaggaaagtaggacatagagaatgaaagaaaggtaaaaagccccaaggcaaaacctagatgaataaaaacaggttaaattaagttataagagctagtggggctggagagatggcccagtggttaagagcactgactgctctttcagagcacctggcttcaattcccagcatccacatgacagctcacagctgtctgtaactctaattccatgggatctgatgccaatgcacataaaagttaaataaattaaaaaagagctAGCGGATAAGCTGAAGCTAAGGCTGAGCCTTCATAGGTCTCCGTGTCTTTATTTTGGGGTCTGGTTGGCAGCACAAAGACAATTCCAACTACGCCCAGTGTAAGCTGCTGCCAGACAATGAAGACCTTCTCTTGGCTTGAACCATGTCTGAGTGGTCTTCTCTAGTAGACACCTCACAATAGGTAgatctaggctggcctcaaactcatggcaatcctcctgcttcagatttTCAAGTGTTGTGCAAAGTTATATTCTTGGTTTTCTTCATGTATAATTAATTACTCTGGCAGTCCAGGGAAGCCCCTAGGTAAATGTAAACAGTGAAAAACTTAAATTAACAgtttaattttcacttttcccAGAGAATatgattttgttgtttcttgAGTCAGAGTGTCAATATAtagcccagcctggtcttgaactcttccACCTTGGCCTTtgtgagtgccgggattacagggtGTGTGACACTGTACCTGGCTGGAGAATGTGGGAATTTTGTTGCTCATTTTTTAGACTTACtttatgtacatgcatgttttgtctatatgtatgtatgtgcaccatatgtgtgttTGGTGCCTGAAGAGTTAGAACGAGGAACTGGAGAGTTCCAGATGCTGaggagccaccacatgggtgctgggagctgaactcaagtcctctgcaagaataacaaGCACTCTTGACCGCCACCTCTCTCCATCCCCCTAGAATGTAGCTTTCAACAGACTCAGGTCAGGAGTGACGGTGCACACTTTcagtccagcactcagaagggacAGGCAAGCagctctgagttctaggccagccaagactgCACACTGGGACCCTGTCTCATTAATAAGTAGGAATtactccagcactcagaagggacAGGCAAGCagctctgagttctaggccagccaagactgCACACTGGGACCCTGTCTCATTAATAAGTAGGAATTACTGAGTGTGTGCAGGCATTTCTGTAACTgcctgtgtgaaggtcagaggacaactccagaacttagttctctccttctatgatgtaggttccagggatggaactcaggtcactgggctttcagagcaagcactttaactgctgagccatcttgtcagtccCTATGATGTACATTTTCAAAcaactg
This region includes:
- the Zscan21 gene encoding zinc finger and SCAN domain-containing protein 21; protein product: MTKVVGMATVLGPRPPQEPMGPSTLKAEEDEEKDKCRPNLEISRQRFRQFGYHDTPGPREALSQLRVLCCEWLQPEIHTKEQILELLVLEQFLTILPRELQAWVQQHCPESAEEAVTLLEDLEQELDEPGLQVSSPPNEQKQAWEKMSTSGTAMESLSSTTQAQPVDASPKYEYWGPLYIQETGEEEVFTQDPRKRQGLKSNPQKEDSADEQRSSEEESHADGLKRDIIPMIAANKYRSRSERQWANSLGRERGARASLQDAGSRRGAESMSAKPAPGEKRYICAECGKAFSNSSNLTKHRRTHTGEKPYVCTKCGKAFSHSSNLTLHYRTHLVDRPYDCKCGKAFGQSAELLKHQRMHTEEAPYQCKDCGKAFSGKGSLIRHYRIHTGEKPYQCNECGKSFSQHAGLSSHQRLHTGEKPYKCKECGKAFNHSSNFNKHHRIHTGEKPYWCNHCGKTFCSKSNLSKHQRVHTGEGEVL